Proteins co-encoded in one Cyprinus carpio isolate SPL01 chromosome B5, ASM1834038v1, whole genome shotgun sequence genomic window:
- the LOC122137388 gene encoding nitric oxide synthase, brain-like: protein MQESEPSVCQLQPNIISVRLFKRKIGGLGFLVKQRVCKPPVIVSDLIRGGAAEECGLVQVGDIVLAVNNKPLVDLSYECALETLKNVSPESHAVLILRGPEGFTTHLETTLSSDGKPKTVRITRPVNPTQSRPCDRCSPHSPNMTKELRAIENLSSSSTPRKEPRESKVLIPLLTQDSLLREGGHSALLLNGVEENNDLLKEIEPVLKLIKNGKKEINGEGQRVLERKDVEVQVER, encoded by the coding sequence ATGCAGGAATCTGAGCCCAGTGTGTGTCAGCTGCAGCCCAACATCATCTCAGTGCGCCTCTTCAAAAGAAAGATCGGTGGGCTGGGCTTTCTGGTCAAACAACGTGTGTGTAAGCCGCCTGTCATTGTTTCTGATCTCATCCGGGGCGGGGCAGCGGAGGAATGTGGGCTGGTCCAAGTCGGCGACATCGTTCTGGCCGTGAACAACAAGCCTTTGGTGGACCTGAGCTACGAATGTGCACTCGAGACCCTGAAGAACGTGTCACCTGAGAGCCATGCCGTCCTCATCCTCCGTGGACCCGAGGGCTTCACTACTCACCTGGAGACCACGCTGAGCAGTGATGGGAAACCCAAAACAGTTCGCATCACCAGGCCTGTCAACCCCACTCAGAGCAGGCCGTGCGATCGATGTTCGCCTCACAGCCCAAACATGACCAAAGAGCTCCGGGCCATAGAGAACCTGTCCTCTTCCTCTACTCCCAGGAAAGAACCACGGGAGAGCAAAGTCCTAATTCCCCTGCTCACACAGGACTCTCTGCTCAGAGAAGGAGGACATTCAGCCCTCCTCCTTAACGGGGTGGAGGAGAACAACGACCTGCTGAAGGAGATCGAGCCAGTGCTGAAGCTCATCAAGAATGGCAAAAAAGAGATCAATGGAGAAGGTCAGAGAGTCTTAGAGAGGAAGGATGTTGAAGTGCAGGTAGAGAGGTGA